The stretch of DNA TTCATTCTTGCGAACGTACTCCCCAGGTGGAATGCTTAATGCGTTTGCGGCGGCACCGAAAAGCTTTGCTTCCCGACACCTAGCATTCATCGTTTACCGCGTGGACTACCAGGGTATCTAATCCTGTTTGCTCCCCACGCTTTCGAGCCTCAACGTCAGTTACCGTCCAGTAAGCCGCCTTCGCCACTGGTGTTCCTCCTAATATCTACGCATTTCACCGCTACACTAGGAATTCCGCTTACCTCTCCGGCACTCAAGACGGGCAGTTTCCAATGCAGTCCCGGGGTTGAGCCCCAGCCTTTCACATCAGACTTGTCCATCCGTCTACGCTCCCTTTACACCCAGTAAATCCGGATAACGCTTGCCCCCTACGTATTACCGCGGCTGCTGGCACGTAGTTAGCCGGGGCTTCTTAGTCAGGTACCGTCAATCTCTTCCCTGCTGATAGAAGTTTACATACCGAGATACTTCTTCCTTCACGCGGCGTCGCTGCATCAGGGTTTCCCCCATTGTGCAATATTCCCCACTGCTGCCTCCCGTAGGAGTCTGGGCCGTGTCTCAGTCCCAATGTGGCCGTTCACCCTCTCAGGCCGGCTATGGATCGTCGCCTTGGTGGGCCGTTACCTCACCAACCAGCTAATCCAACGCGGGTCCATCTTATACCACCGGAGTTTTTCACACCGGACCATGCGGTCCTGTGCGCTTATGCGGTATTAGCAGTCATTTCTGACTGTTATCCCCCTGTACAAGGCAGGTTACCCACGCGTTACTCACCCGTCCGCCACTAGAATTAAATTAAATCGACCGAAGTTTCAATAAAGTAATTCCCGTTCGACTTGCATGTGTTAAGCACGCCGCCAGCGTTCATCCTGAGCCAGGATCAAACTCTCTGATAAAATGTTTGATTCATTTACTCAAGACAACCGTTTGGCTATCTCTCGTTTTTACTGCTTTTGGTTTGTTTAAACCGTTCTTTAAATGTAAAGAAATTTTCGAGAATCGTATGTGTTTCACTGTTTAGTTATCAAGGTTTGTTGTGTCTGTCTCTCAGACAGCTCGTTTATTTTATCTCATCTCTTTTTGTTTGTCAAGCACTTTTTTAAGTTTTTTTCAAACATTTTTGAGTTAAGATTTTGTTGTCGTTTCGTTGACGACTTGGATACTTTATCATATCTTCTGTCTTTTGTCAACTGTGAATTTCATTTTTCTGAAATTCTTTTTAATTGTTTGTTTTTTGAAAACAATTATTTGCGACAGCTCAGTTATATTACCATAGGGTTTTATGCTTGTCAACCATAAAATTCAATTTTTTTAGATTTTCCTGGAAGTTTATTTTTATAGGACAATTTTTTATTCTTATTTGTAATTTTAGGATTATCTTTATTGTTGTTTATTGTGTTGTTTATCGTGTTGTTTTTTAATAATAAGTCTCTTCGCTGGATGGCGCTACGCCGGTCGCATTTTCAATGCGGTAAGTGCGAGGGAAGGCGATCTCAGAGTTCCGTAGCCCGAACGCCCTCCCTCGCGCTCCCACCCCGTTGGGCACGGAAGTAGTTCTTCGTTGTTGTGTGTGCTGCGTTATTGACTTTTGTCTGTATGCTGCGGTACTCAAAGTGGAACGCTGTGCCGATCTGGTTCCTGTATTCTTCGATATTTATAGTGATACGCTACGCCGATCTGGTTCCTATATTCTTCGATATTTATGGTGGAATGCTGTGCTGACCTGCTTCCTGGGATTCTTCGGGACTTATGATGGAACGCTGTGCTGACCTGCTTCCTGGATTTTTCATTGCTTATAGTGAAACAACACGTCGACACAGCTTCACTTCCACAACATCAGGACAGGACGCCCAGTCCGCTTCCATCCCCCGCATGTTTTTTTCCTGTCGGCTGGAAGCGTCAGCCAGAGGAAGGTGGCATCGGGCCGGGCTGCTGCGGAGGAGGGGTGATTACTACTAGGGCTGCGGGAGACGGCGTTATTGCGGCAGGGTCTGCTGTCTGAGCCGAAGGCGAGTTCTGGCCCTGCCGCAATGCTTTTAGCCGTCTCACGGAGCCCTAGTAGTATCCCCCGACGGAGTCCCTGCCCGGACCGATGCCACCTTCCTCTGGCGTCCCTCTCTCCATCCACCCCACAAAACCTCAACAGCATCCACAACTCCATCCACCCCCGGACCGATGCCACCTTCCCCGGCCTCCCTCAACCACATCCATACACACAAAAAAAGCCCGGCATCTTCATATTCCAAAGACACCGGACTCCCATCAGTCATATATAAGCTGGAAATGAGACTCGAACTCACGACCCCTTCATTACGAGTGAAGTGCTCTACCGACTGAGCTATTCCAGCTTGTGCTAAACACAACTGATATTATACCGTATTTTACAAAAAATGCAAGCCCTTTTTCCTACAATCCGTTTAAATCCTCATCACACCGATCATCCACAAACATGTTCCCATGTTCACAAACCATCACTCATCCCCGGAAGAACCCTTCCTGCGAGAAGCCACCCGTTTCACAACCTTTACCGCATCCTTTACAGCCGCAGATTTTTCAACCACCGTCATTCTCGCCTTATCCATACGCTTTCCACTACTTTTCCCCGCAGTCTTTTTCACATTTCCTTTCTTCACAGAACTTTTCTTCACATCCCCCTTCTCCGGTGTACACCCAAATACCGCCACACCATAAGCCGGAAGCTTCAGCTTCAAAGAAAACTCCCTGTTATCACACTCCATATGAACAGCAGCTTTCGCCCGTACGTTCACCACACCCTGTCCGCCAAACTTTTCACTATCGCTATTGAAAATTTCCTTATATTTCCCCGCAAAAGGCACACCAACCCGATAACTGTCATAAGACACCGGCGAAAAATTACACACCGCAAGAATCGTTTCTTCCGACTTTTCCGTCTTGCGAAGAAACGCAACCACATTCTCATCATAGCTGGTAAACTGAATCCATTCAAACCCATCCGAATTACCATCCATTGCATACAACGCCGGATGATTCCTGTAAAGTTCATTCAGATCATGAAGATACGCCTTCATTTCCGGCCCTACATCTCCATCCGGCGCAGTCATTTTCACACCCGGATGAAGCATCAGATAACCATACGCAGCACGCAGCTGAGCATCCTTTTGTCTGGAAGAACCCGGAAGCTTCTCCAGAAACTCTTTTAACGTACCCACATCTCTCTTACCAAGCGTCAGCACATAATGCTCACTGTATGCATACATCATGGAAAGAGTCAGCTGATCATAATAATTTCGTCTGTCCAAAGGCTCTGCTTCCAGATAAGAAAGAAGATCCTTTGTCCAACCACCACTCCATTTATAGTCAAATCCCAGATGATCATTCTCCACACTGTCTGTAAGCTGCGGCCATAAACCATCCTCCTGTGCAATCAGAAGAATCCCCGGATACTGCTTCTTCACAATAGAATTCAGATGCTTCAGAAACTCCAGTGCCTGAAGATTCTCATTGGAACTATAAAGATTAGCCGTCCACTGTCCCGCCTCTCTTCCAAAATCCAGATACAGCATCGCATCTACATCATCCATCCGAAATCCGTCCACATGAAATTCATCCAGCCAGAAAAACGCATTGGAAATAAGAAAATCTTTGACCATAGGACTTCCATAATTATAAAGCATGGTGCCCCACATCGGATGAACCGCCATAGCCGGATCCTGTACTTCATAAAGAGGAGTTCCGTCAAATTTTTCAAGCCCTGCATCAAACCGAGGAAACTGAGCCGGTGTCCAGTCCAGGATCACACCAATCCCTGCCTGATGAAGATCCTCCACCAGTGTCCGGAAATCTGCCGCAGTCCCAAAACGGGTAGTCACAGCATAATATGCAGACGTAGAATATCCTCCTGAACTTCGGTCAAGATACTCCATCACCGGACGAAATTCTACATGCGTATAACCGGTTTCCTTCAGAAACTCCACCAGTTCGCCACTGTTTTTCCACTCGGTTACATCAGTTTCATAAATGGAAACCGGAACTTCACGACTGGCAAACCCTTCACGTTTCTTCATCCACGCTTCATCCTTCCAGGAAAACTCTCCCAGTTCTGTTACAACAGAAATCACAGACGGCGCTCCCTGGGTTCCATTTCCATAAGGATCCGATTTCCTCTGTACCTTGCCGCCTTTGATCTTGATCTCATACTGGTAAGAGGCCCCTGCCTGTACACCTGGAACAAAAATCTCAAAAATTCCGGACATTGGCATCCGATGCATCGGAAGACGCCTTCCATCCCACCTGTCAAAATCACCGACCACACTTACACTGATCGCATTGGGTGCCCAGACAGCAAAATATGTTCCTTCTACCTCGCCACAGGTCCCAGGATGCGCTCCCAGCTTCTCATATGCCTTGTAATAGACACCGGCACAAAAAGCTCGTTCCTCCTCTTCCGTGATCTGGCATGGACATTCATAAGCATCGTAAAAAGTCTCTTTCCTGCTTCCTCTTATCACACGGAAACGATATTCCGGAATCCTTTTCAGCGGAAGCATTACAGCATAATAACCAGCCTCATCTTCCAGGGTCATCGGATAACTTTTTTCCCCTACAACAACCTCTGCAGAATCCGTTCCCGGAAAAAATCCCTGTATCAGAACGCCATCCTCTGTTACCCTTGGCTGCATCACATCACGAGGTGATGCCTCCTCCCCGTAAACGATCGCCTCGATCCGGGGCCAATCCATATATTCATATGCTTTATCAGCCATAATCGTCTCCTCCATCATATTTGTTGTTTTATAGACCCAGTTTACCACTTTTTTACTGAAAAATAAAGCTAACAACTCTAATCTTCACAAAAAGTGCTGTAAGTAACCGGTAACCGAATAGAAAATAATTCGATTTGGTTCTTCCCAAAATCATGTATAACGATTATAATATGAAACAGAATATGAAACAAATAACCTATCAGGAGGAATCATCAATGGAAAACAGACAGTATGATGTAACAGCTCTCGGCGAGCTTTTGATCGACTTCACAGAAAACGGTGACAGTTCCCAGGGAAATCCTACTTTTGAGGCAAACCCGGGCGGAGCTCCCTGTAACGTTCTTGCCATGCTGAACCGTCTTGGCAAAAAAACTGCATTTATCGGAAAGGTCGGAAACGACATGTTCGGCAAGCAGCTGAAGGCTGCCGTAGAAGAATGCGGCATTGATACCAGAAATCTTGTCATGGACGATGAAATTCACACTACCCTTGCTTTTGTACATACTTACCCGGACGGAGACCGTGATTTTTCTTTCTACCGTAATCCAGGTGCAGATATGATGCTGACAAAGGATGAGGTAGATGCTGATCTGATCCGCAATTCCAAGATCTTCCATTTCGGCACACTTTCTTCCACACATGAGGGTGTCCGTGAAGCAACCCGTTATGCTCTTGACGTGGCAAAAGAAGCCGGATGCATCATCACCTTTGACCCGAACTTACGCCCTCCACTCTGGAAGGATCTGAACGATGCCCGCAAAGAGATCGAATACGGCATGGAACGCTGTGATGTACTGAAGATTTCTGATAATGAAGTGGAATTTCTTTTTGACACAACAGATTATGATAAGGGTGCTGCCCTTATCGAAGAAAAATATCATATCCCGCTTGTGCTGATCACAATGGGAAAAGATGGAAGCCGCGCTTATTATCGCGGACGGAAGGTTGAGGCTGCTCCTTTCCTTCAGGAACACACCATCGAAACCACCGGCGCCGGTGACACCTTCTGCGCAAGCACATTGAACTATGTACTTGAGCACGGGCTTGATGATCTCACAGACGAGAACCTTGCAGAACTGCTTACTTTTGCAAATGCGGCAGCTTCTCTTATCACAACAAAGAAGGGCGCGCTTCGCGTGATGCCTGCAAGGGATGAAGTTCTTGACTTCATCGCATCTCGCAAGTAATTAGTTTTTATTTTTTCTTATAGTTCTTATTTATTAGCTTTGAAAAGCTGAGGAAAACCGCAGGGGGAGAAAGCACTCGGAGTTACGAAGCCCGCTTTTCTCCCCCTGCACCCCCTCTTTCCGGGCACGTACCGCGGAGGCGGCGCTTCGCGCCTGTCCGCCAATTATTAAATGTTCTACATATTTTCCCTGTTATATCATATATTTTTATTAATATCTTATCGTATAAAAATTTATATCCACTACCATTACGTATATTATATTTACACATTATGTTTGTATTTGATATATTCGCATTTGATATATTCCCATTTAATATATTCCCATTTAATATATTCGCATTTAATATATTCCCATTTGATATATTCCCATTTAATATATTCCCATTTGATATATTCCCATTTAATATATTCCCATTTAATATATTCCCATTTGATATATTTACCATTCAAATTCACTTCTATAATATTCCAAAAAATCCGCAGATGTGCCCCGCACATCGAGACCTACCACCCCCCTCAGGCCGTTCTCCTCCATCGGCTCAACCTTCCGTATCCAATACCGCTGCATACAGACACAAGTCAACAAAACTCCCACCCTCCACAACCAAGCACTCAAAAAAAAGCCCGAGGGGTGTGCAGAGGGGCCGCGGCTTTGCGGCCCCTTTGCGGTTTTCCTATTTTCGCAAAAAAATACTGCGTCCGTTCGCCACCCCGAACGAAACACAGTATTTTTCAAAAGTATTTTTTTACATTTTGTTACTTAACAACACGCACTCTGTACATTCCCTCAATCTCCTTGAGTTCATCCAACGCCTTAGCAGACGCCGCACTCTCAAGATCAATAAGAGTATAAGCAAACTCCCCTTTACTCTTATTGGTCATATCCGCAATATTCAATCCCTCGGAACCAAGGATCTTTGTAACCTGACTGATCATATTCGGTGTGTTGCTGTGCGCAAGAGAGATTCTTCCGACAGCCACACAGGTACCCATATCACAGTTCGGATAATTAACTGAATTTTTGATATTACCATTCTCAAGGTAATCGCGAATCTCCTTTACAGCCATCTCTGCACAGTTTTCTTCTGATTCCTCTGTAGACGCGCCAAGATGCGGAGTTACCAGAATACCCTCACGTCCTGCAACTGTCTCATTTGCAAAGTCAGTTACATACTTCTTAACCTTGCCACTCTCAACAGCCTCGATCAGCGCATCCTCATCAACAAGAAGATCTCTTGCAAAATTCAGAAGAACCACGCCATCCTTCATCTTATCGAAAGCTTCTTTGTTGATCATCTTCTTAGTGCTGTCAAGAAGCGGAACATGAATGGTGATATAATCGCACTGGCTGTAGATCTCATCCAGGCTCTTGCTGTGCTTGATGGTTCTGGACAGGTTCCATGCCGCATCAATAGAAAGATATGGGTCATAGCCATATACTTCCATACCAAGACCGCATGCTGCGTTTGCCACCATGGCTCCAATGGCTCCAAGTCCGATGATACCAAGCTTTTTGCCACTGATCTCGCATCCTGCAAACTGTTTTTTCTGCTTCTCGGCAAGCTTGCCGATGTGCTCTTTATCTTTCTCCTGTGCAACCCACTCGATACCTCCTACGATATCTCTGGATGCAAGGAGCATACCTGCAAGTACCAGCTCTTTCACGCCGTTTGCGTTAGCTCCAGGTGTGTTGAATACAACAACACCCTTCTCTGCATACTCCTTAACCGGAATATTATTGACGCCTGCACCTGCACGTGCAACTGCGCAAACACTCTTCGCAAGCTCCATGTCGTGCATTTTTGCACTTCTTACAAGGATTGCATCACACTGGTCAGCTGTCTCTGTTTTTTTATAATTATCGCCAAAAAATTTCAGACCTTTTTCAGCGATAGGATTCAGGCAATGATACTGGAACATTATGCATTCTCCTCCTCGAATTTTTTCATGAATGCAACCAGGGCCTCTACGCCGGCCTTTGGCATGGCATTGTAGATGCTGGCACGCATTCCGCCAACAGTACGGTGTCCTTTCAGGTTTACAAGTCCTGCTTCAGCTGCCTCTTTGACAAACTTGGCATCCATTTCCTTGTCACCGGTTACGAACGGTACATTCATAAGAGATCTGTCTTCCGGAACTACAGTTCCTTTGAACCGCTTGCTGGAATCCAGGTAATCATAAAGGATTTTTGCTTTTTCCTCATTGCGCTGCTTCATCACTTCCAGACCGCCCATCTTCTTCAGCCATTTGAATACTTTTCCGCATACATAGATGCAGTAAGCATTCGGCGTATTGTAAAGAGAGCCTGCATCTGCATGTGTCTTATAAGTAAGCATGGTTGGGGTTCCCGGAAGAACATCCTCTGTGATCAGGTCCTCACGGATGATCACGATAACCATACCTGCCGGTCCGATGTTCTTCTGAACACCGCCATAGATAATACCATATTTGCTTACATCCACCGGCTCAGACAGGAAGCAGGAGGATACATCTGCTACCAGCGTCTTGCCTTTTGTGTTTGGAAGTTTTTTGAATTTTGTGCCGTAAATGGTGTTGTTCTCACAGATGTATACGTAGTCTGCATCCGGGCTGATCGGCAGATCACTGCAGTCCGGGATATAGCTGAAGGTTTTATCTTCAGAAGATGCGATCTTGTTTGCTTTTCCGTATTTCTGAGCTTCCTGATAAGCTTTCTTTGCCCACTGTCCTGTTACGATATAATCTGCGACCTTGTTTTTCATAAGGTTCATCGGGATCATGGCAAACTGCTGGGATGCTCCTCCCTGAAGGAAAAGTACTTTGTAGTTGTCCGGAATGTTCATAAGCTCACGGAGATCTTTCTCTGCAGTATCAATGATCTCCTGAAAAGCTGCACTTCTGTGACTCATTTCCATAACAGACATTCCTGTGCCGTTATAGTCCATCATCTCATCAGCTACTTCTTTGAGTACTTCCTCCGGAAGCACTGCCGGTCCGGCAGAAAAATTATACACTCTACTCATGTTTCTTCATATCCTCCTCATCAAATACATCATCAAGGTTCGCACCGGCCGGTACCATCGGGAACACACTCAGATCCTGATCGATCCAGCAATCCAGAACGACAGGTCCCTCTGCTGCCAGTGCCATCTTAAGTGCAGGCTCCACATCCTCCATCTTTGTCACACGAATGGCTTTTGCACCCAACGCCTCTGATAATTTCACAAAATCAACGGCGTCATCCAGTACTGTAGAAGAGTATCTCTTTCCATAGAAGAGCGTCTGCCACTGACGCACCATTCCAAGTACATGATTGTTCATAACAATCTGGATCAGCTGTCTGCCACAGCGTGCAGCTGTTGCCAGCTCATTCATATTCATACGGAAGCATCCGTCACCTGCTATATTTACAACTGTTTTTTCCGGTCTGCCCATCTTCGCGCCAATTGCAGCGCCAAGGCCGTAGCCCATAGTTCCAAGGCCGCCGGAAGTAAGAAGAGTTCTCGGCTCTTTGTATTTATAATACTGTGCCGCCCACATCTGGTGCTGTCCAACATCTGTGGAGATGATCGCATCACCGTTGGTCAGCTCATAAAGCTTCTCTATAATATACGGACCTGTAAGCTGTGTGTGATCATAATTCAGCGGATATTTTTCTTTCAGCTCCTGGATATGTGCGGTCCACTCCGGATGTTCTTTCTTCGGGATTTCCTCCAGAAGACGTTTCAACACTTCCTTCACATCACCGATCACACTGGCATCCACTTTGATATTTTTATTGATCTCCGCAGCATCCACATCGATCTGAAGGATTTTTGCATTATGTGCAAAAGTTTTTGTATTTCCTGTTACACGGTCACTGAAGCGTGCACCAAGAACAATAAGAAGATCGCACTCTGTTACGCCAAGATCGGAAGCCTTGGTTCCATGCATACCTACCATACCTGTATAGAGAGGATCTTCTCCCGGGAAAGTACCCTTGCCCATCAGAGTATCACAGACAGGAGCCTGGATCCTGCGAGCCAGCTCACGTACTTCCTGGTCAGCACCGGAGATCACACATCCGCCGCCAACAAAAATAAACGGTTTCTCTGCCTCTCTGATCATTTCCAGTGCCTGATCAATATCTTCTTTACGGATACTTTTGATCTCACGGTTAACAGTAGCCGGATGACATGGCTCATATTCATATTTCATTCCTGTGATATCCTTCGGGACATCCACAAGCACCGGACCGGGTCTTCCGCTTTTTGCAATATAAAATGCTCTTCTTAACGTATCTGCAAGATCTTCGATATTCTTTACGATGAAACTGTATTTTGTTACAGGCATTACGATACCTGCGATATCAACCTCCTGGAAAGAATCTCTTCCCAGGAGTGGTCTTCCTACGTTTGCAGTAATGGCTACCATCGGTACGGAATCCATGTATGCAGTCGCGATTCCTGTTACCAGGTTAGTTGCTCCCGGACCGGATGTTGCCAGGCAGACCCCTACCTTTCCGGTCGCTCTTGCATAACCGTCAGCAGCATGGGATGCACCCTGCTCGTGGGAGGTCAGTACATGTGTGATCTCATCTTTGTATTCATATAAGGCATCGTAAACATTCAGAATCGCGCCGCCCGGATATCCAAATACGGTATCAACGCCCTGTTCCTTCAGACATTCTACGATGATCTCTGCACCTGTAAACTGCATATCTTTCGTTCCTCCTTATTTTGCTTTCGGTACTTCCAGGATCGCGCCACGGTTTCCGGATGTTACCATGGCAGCGTATCTTGCCAGATATCCGGTTGTCACCTTCGGCTCTCTTGGCTGCCATTTTTCTCTTCTGGCCTGCATCTCTTCATCTGAAACCTTGATCTCCAGTTTCAGCTCCGGAATATTGATACTGATGATATCGCCTTCCTCAACCAGTGCGATCGGGCCGCCTACTGCTGCCTCTGGTGATACGTGTCCGATAGCGGCTCCTCTGGATGCACCACTGAAACGTCCGTCGGTGATCAGGGCTACGGAAGAACCAAGTCCCATTCCCACGATAGCAGATGTAGGGTTCAGCATCTCTCTCATTCCAGGGCCACCCTTTGGTCCCTCGTAGCGGATAACCACAACATCTCCCTCTACGATCTTACCGCTCTTGATGGCAACAATTGCGTCATCCTCGCTGTCAAATACGCGTGCAGGACCTTCATGTACCAGCATCTCCGGTACAACTGCAGAACGTTTTACAACGCCGCCGTCCGGTGCAAGGTTTCCTTTCAGTACGGCAAGTCCGCCTGTCTTTGTATACGGATTGTCGATCGGGCGGATAACTTCCGGATTCAGGTTTACACAGTTTTTGATATTCTCACCTACTGTTTTTCCGGTTACTGTCATGCACTCTGTATGGAGAAGTCCAAGCTTGTTCAGCTCGTTCATAACCGCATAGACACCGCCGGCCTCGTTGAGGTCTTCCATATAAGTCGGGCCTGCCGGTGCAAGGTGGCAAAGGTTCGGAGTCTTCTCACTGATCTCATTTGCAAAGCTGATGTCAAAGTCCATTCCGATCTCATGTGCAATAGCCGGAAGATGAAGCATACTGTTTGTGGAGCATCCAAGTGCCATATCTACGGTAAGAGCATTTAAAACTGCCTCTTTTGTCATGATGTCTCTTGGGCGGATGTTCCTTCTGTACATTTCCATTACCTGCATTCCTGCATGTTTTGCAAGACGGATACGCTCGGAGTATACGGCCGGGATGGTACCGTTTCCTTTCAGTCCCATACCGAGAACCTCTGTCAGGCAGTTCATACTGTTTGCAGTGTACATACCGGAACATGAGCCACAGGTCGGACAGGTTTTGTTCTCAAACTCTGCCAGGTCATCTGCAGTGATAGTTCCTGCTGCATAGGAACCTACTGCCTCAAACATGCTGGAAAGGCTTGTTTTGTGTCCTTTTACGTGGCCGGCAAGCATCGGACCGCCGCTTACGAATACAGTCGGAACGTTGATCCTTGCCGCTGCCATCAGAAGGCCAGGTACGTTTTTGTCACAGTTGGGAACCATGACCAGAGCATCGAACTGATGAGCCAGTGCCATGGCCTCTGTGGAATCTGCGATCAGGTCACGTGTTACAAGGGAATATTTCATTCCAACGTGTCCCATTGCGATTCCGTCACATACTGCGATCGCCGGAAATACAACCGGTGTGCCGCCAGCCATTGCAACGCCAAGTTTCACAGCATTTACAATTTTGTCAAGGTTCATATGTCCCGGTACGATCTCGTTATAAGAGCTTACGATTCCTACCAGTGGTTTGTCCATTTCTTCCTTTGTCATTCCAAGGGCATTGAACAGGGAACGATGTGGTGCCTGCTGTGTGCCTTTTCTTACGGTATCACTTCTCATTTTCAGGGTCTCTCCTTTTTATTTTTTACGATATGATCCGGTATCTGCTTATTGTCTTCTTTTACCTGATATCGGTTCTTTTTGTTCTGTTTCGTTTTGTTCGTCTTTATTTATGCGATGGCATCTGCGATCAGATCGCCCATCTCTTTGGTTCCGACAAGCTTGCATCCGTCAGACATGATATCTCCTGTTCTGTAACCATCTGTAAGAACCTTCTGTACTGCTGTTTCCACAGCATCTGCTTCTTTATCAAGATCCAGAGAATATCTCAGCATCATGGCAGCGGAAAGAATGGTTGCGATCGGGTTTGCCTTGTTCTGGCCTGCGATATCCGGTGCTGAACCATGGCTCGGCTCATAGAGACCAAGCTTTGTCTCATTTAAGCTTGCGGAGGAAAGCATTCCGATAGAACCGGTCACCATACTTGCCTCATCAGAGAGGATATCTCCAAACATGTTTTCTGTAAGGATAACATCAAACTGCTTCGGGTCACGTACCAGCTGCATTGCACAGTTATCAACCAGCATATGCTCCAGTGTTACATCCGGATAATTCTTTGCCACATCCTCCACTACACTTCTCCAGAGTCTAGAAGAATCAAGAACATTGGCTTTATCTACACTTGTAACCTTATTTCTTCTCTTACGTGCGATCTCAAATGCCTTAATTGCAATACGGCGAATCTCATTCTCATTATAAGAAAGAGTATCTACTGCTGTGCGGACTCCGTTCTCCTCAGTAGTCTTTCTTGCTCCGAAATAAAGACCTCCTGTAAGCTCTCTTACGATGATCATGTCAAAACCATCTCCGATGATCTCATCACGGAGCGGGCATGCATCACGAAGCTCATTGTAAAGATAAGCCGGACGAAGATTTGCAAACAGGTTCAGCGCCTTACGTATCGCAAGAAGACCTGCCTCCGGACGTTTGGATGGCTCAAGCTTATACCACGGGGATGTCTTGGCATCACCGCCAATGGAACCCATCAGTACTGCATCAGAAGCTTTTGCCTGGGCAATGGCTTCCTCTGTAAGGGGTACTCCGTGAGCATCAATGGATGCCCCTCCTAAAAGAACCTCTGTGTATGAAAATTTATGACTGTATTTCTCACATACTCTGTCTAAAAC from Blautia sp. SC05B48 encodes:
- the glgB gene encoding 1,4-alpha-glucan branching enzyme, which translates into the protein MADKAYEYMDWPRIEAIVYGEEASPRDVMQPRVTEDGVLIQGFFPGTDSAEVVVGEKSYPMTLEDEAGYYAVMLPLKRIPEYRFRVIRGSRKETFYDAYECPCQITEEEERAFCAGVYYKAYEKLGAHPGTCGEVEGTYFAVWAPNAISVSVVGDFDRWDGRRLPMHRMPMSGIFEIFVPGVQAGASYQYEIKIKGGKVQRKSDPYGNGTQGAPSVISVVTELGEFSWKDEAWMKKREGFASREVPVSIYETDVTEWKNSGELVEFLKETGYTHVEFRPVMEYLDRSSGGYSTSAYYAVTTRFGTAADFRTLVEDLHQAGIGVILDWTPAQFPRFDAGLEKFDGTPLYEVQDPAMAVHPMWGTMLYNYGSPMVKDFLISNAFFWLDEFHVDGFRMDDVDAMLYLDFGREAGQWTANLYSSNENLQALEFLKHLNSIVKKQYPGILLIAQEDGLWPQLTDSVENDHLGFDYKWSGGWTKDLLSYLEAEPLDRRNYYDQLTLSMMYAYSEHYVLTLGKRDVGTLKEFLEKLPGSSRQKDAQLRAAYGYLMLHPGVKMTAPDGDVGPEMKAYLHDLNELYRNHPALYAMDGNSDGFEWIQFTSYDENVVAFLRKTEKSEETILAVCNFSPVSYDSYRVGVPFAGKYKEIFNSDSEKFGGQGVVNVRAKAAVHMECDNREFSLKLKLPAYGVAVFGCTPEKGDVKKSSVKKGNVKKTAGKSSGKRMDKARMTVVEKSAAVKDAVKVVKRVASRRKGSSGDE
- a CDS encoding carbohydrate kinase family protein, with translation MENRQYDVTALGELLIDFTENGDSSQGNPTFEANPGGAPCNVLAMLNRLGKKTAFIGKVGNDMFGKQLKAAVEECGIDTRNLVMDDEIHTTLAFVHTYPDGDRDFSFYRNPGADMMLTKDEVDADLIRNSKIFHFGTLSSTHEGVREATRYALDVAKEAGCIITFDPNLRPPLWKDLNDARKEIEYGMERCDVLKISDNEVEFLFDTTDYDKGAALIEEKYHIPLVLITMGKDGSRAYYRGRKVEAAPFLQEHTIETTGAGDTFCASTLNYVLEHGLDDLTDENLAELLTFANAAASLITTKKGALRVMPARDEVLDFIASRK
- a CDS encoding phosphoglycerate dehydrogenase, which encodes MFQYHCLNPIAEKGLKFFGDNYKKTETADQCDAILVRSAKMHDMELAKSVCAVARAGAGVNNIPVKEYAEKGVVVFNTPGANANGVKELVLAGMLLASRDIVGGIEWVAQEKDKEHIGKLAEKQKKQFAGCEISGKKLGIIGLGAIGAMVANAACGLGMEVYGYDPYLSIDAAWNLSRTIKHSKSLDEIYSQCDYITIHVPLLDSTKKMINKEAFDKMKDGVVLLNFARDLLVDEDALIEAVESGKVKKYVTDFANETVAGREGILVTPHLGASTEESEENCAEMAVKEIRDYLENGNIKNSVNYPNCDMGTCVAVGRISLAHSNTPNMISQVTKILGSEGLNIADMTNKSKGEFAYTLIDLESAASAKALDELKEIEGMYRVRVVK
- the serC gene encoding 3-phosphoserine/phosphohydroxythreonine transaminase, with product MSRVYNFSAGPAVLPEEVLKEVADEMMDYNGTGMSVMEMSHRSAAFQEIIDTAEKDLRELMNIPDNYKVLFLQGGASQQFAMIPMNLMKNKVADYIVTGQWAKKAYQEAQKYGKANKIASSEDKTFSYIPDCSDLPISPDADYVYICENNTIYGTKFKKLPNTKGKTLVADVSSCFLSEPVDVSKYGIIYGGVQKNIGPAGMVIVIIREDLITEDVLPGTPTMLTYKTHADAGSLYNTPNAYCIYVCGKVFKWLKKMGGLEVMKQRNEEKAKILYDYLDSSKRFKGTVVPEDRSLMNVPFVTGDKEMDAKFVKEAAEAGLVNLKGHRTVGGMRASIYNAMPKAGVEALVAFMKKFEEENA
- the ilvB gene encoding biosynthetic-type acetolactate synthase large subunit — translated: MQFTGAEIIVECLKEQGVDTVFGYPGGAILNVYDALYEYKDEITHVLTSHEQGASHAADGYARATGKVGVCLATSGPGATNLVTGIATAYMDSVPMVAITANVGRPLLGRDSFQEVDIAGIVMPVTKYSFIVKNIEDLADTLRRAFYIAKSGRPGPVLVDVPKDITGMKYEYEPCHPATVNREIKSIRKEDIDQALEMIREAEKPFIFVGGGCVISGADQEVRELARRIQAPVCDTLMGKGTFPGEDPLYTGMVGMHGTKASDLGVTECDLLIVLGARFSDRVTGNTKTFAHNAKILQIDVDAAEINKNIKVDASVIGDVKEVLKRLLEEIPKKEHPEWTAHIQELKEKYPLNYDHTQLTGPYIIEKLYELTNGDAIISTDVGQHQMWAAQYYKYKEPRTLLTSGGLGTMGYGLGAAIGAKMGRPEKTVVNIAGDGCFRMNMNELATAARCGRQLIQIVMNNHVLGMVRQWQTLFYGKRYSSTVLDDAVDFVKLSEALGAKAIRVTKMEDVEPALKMALAAEGPVVLDCWIDQDLSVFPMVPAGANLDDVFDEEDMKKHE